A window of bacterium genomic DNA:
TCTCGTGCGAACCTGAGAAGTGAGTCGAGTGAAGGCAGTACTCTCCAGAGGATTCACGGATCAGGCGAAAAATAAGACGTGCCATAAACTACTTTACTGCTTCAAAACAAGACTTGCAGGCTACATTGCAGGGGTAGGAGTATAGTGGAATGTCCTGATAATTAATAGGACTTTGGAAGTGGAATAAGCTAATAGCTTGTACTCCAATCCACCATAACTATCTGAAAGTTAAGCGCTTATCTTCTTTTGAAAACACTCCCTCGAACAGTACTTCTGCCCTGCCTTTACCCGAGCACTATGAACCGTGAAGCTCTTCTTAGAAGTGGGACAGATAACAAGCATCTCGGATTTGGCGCTGGAACCCACGCTTGTTCAGGGATGCCACTTGTTTCTCTTGAATTACGAGAGATGATGCTTAGAATCCTGGATAGATTTCCGACAATTCGGCCAGCAAATCCCGGGCGGGCTCCAAATTGGATGGATAATCCAACGTTTCATGGCTTGCGATCTCTTCCTGTTCAATTTGAGCTTTGAATACAGATAAAAAGGAATTTACCTGTTCAAAAGGGTGACGAAACCATGGAACATCAGAAGTTCCTTGGCAACAATTTCATTGATATATCACAGGCAATGATCATTTTAATTGCCCTAAAGTCCTAGTCAAATATGAATCAGATCAATGCCTATGGTATCTTCGGCAGATGCGGACCGTGAAATAATAGCACCCAGTACTCGCCGGGAAGAGAGACGACAGGACACGGGGCCACCGGTGAATTTCAGGAATTGAGACGTATATTAACGTGTACTCGAGAAACGAAGGCCAAAAGACTCGAGCGGAACGCCGCTAGTTTCAGCGTGAGGCTGGAAATTATAAACCTCATACAAAAGTGATAAGTCGCTAGAGGCATAGAAGTAATATGAGGCCCAGAATATGAGTATTGATTTACTCACAGGTAAATTCATTCTCGGTATCTGGCTTATTGTATGCTGAAAGCGCCACGAACATACGCCGAATTGGTACGTTATAGTACGAATCATAATCTCCTATTTTTAGATTGTTTGACTAGGGCATGGGGTTTCTGAAGAATGGTAGGGGGATAGTT
This region includes:
- a CDS encoding cytochrome P450 — its product is MNREALLRSGTDNKHLGFGAGTHACSGMPLVSLELREMMLRILDRFPTIRPANPGRAPNWMDNPTFHGLRSLPVQFEL